A window of Formosa sp. Hel1_31_208 contains these coding sequences:
- a CDS encoding arginine decarboxylase yields MNTKYIDLVNQTFDFPQPEFKLENKALEFHDVNLMQLVEQYGAPLKFTYLPQITNNINRAKKWFSDAIDKYNYNGTYSYCYCTKSSHFKHVLDEALKNDIHIETSSAFDIDIVERLKSEGKITDNTFVISNGFKRAQYITNIARLINNGHKNAIPIIDNYEEIELLSAEINGKFNVGIRIASEEEPKFEFYTSRLGIGYKNIVPFYKNQIQNNEKVELKMLHFFINTGIRDNAYYWNELTKCLKVYTSLKKVCPSLDSLNIGGGFPIKNSLAFDFDYAYMVDEIVNQINLVCKEEEVEVPNIFTEFGSFTVGESGGAIYEVLYQKQQNDREKWNMINSSFITTLPDTWAINKRFIMLPINRWNDSYERVLLGGLTCDSDDYYNSEQHMNAIYLPKYNKEKPLYIGFFNTGAYQETIGGFGGLQHCLIPSPKHILIDRDAEGNITTKVFSEQQKSEDLLKILGYNQTIQNNTNDQNEALELALNTL; encoded by the coding sequence ATGAATACAAAATATATTGATTTGGTCAATCAGACATTTGATTTTCCACAACCAGAATTTAAACTTGAAAATAAAGCCTTAGAGTTTCACGATGTTAACCTTATGCAATTGGTTGAGCAATATGGAGCGCCTTTAAAATTCACATATTTACCACAAATCACAAATAATATTAATCGTGCAAAAAAATGGTTTTCAGATGCTATTGATAAATACAACTATAATGGAACTTATAGCTATTGCTATTGCACAAAAAGTTCACATTTTAAACATGTACTCGATGAGGCTTTGAAGAATGATATTCATATAGAAACATCATCAGCATTTGATATTGATATTGTTGAACGCCTAAAAAGTGAAGGGAAAATTACAGATAATACCTTTGTAATTAGCAACGGCTTTAAACGTGCTCAATATATTACAAATATTGCGAGATTGATTAATAACGGACATAAAAATGCGATTCCAATTATTGACAACTATGAAGAGATTGAGCTGCTTTCAGCGGAAATAAATGGAAAATTTAATGTTGGAATTCGTATCGCTTCAGAGGAAGAACCAAAATTTGAATTTTATACGTCTAGATTAGGAATTGGTTATAAGAATATTGTCCCATTTTATAAAAATCAGATTCAAAATAATGAAAAGGTAGAACTAAAGATGCTTCACTTTTTTATCAATACGGGAATTCGTGACAACGCCTATTACTGGAACGAATTAACAAAGTGTTTAAAAGTTTATACAAGCTTGAAAAAGGTTTGCCCATCATTGGATAGTTTAAATATTGGAGGAGGATTTCCAATTAAAAACTCATTGGCTTTTGATTTTGATTACGCTTATATGGTTGATGAGATCGTGAATCAAATTAACTTAGTTTGTAAAGAAGAAGAGGTAGAAGTTCCAAATATTTTTACTGAATTTGGAAGCTTTACAGTTGGAGAGAGCGGAGGAGCAATCTATGAAGTATTATATCAAAAGCAACAAAACGATAGAGAAAAATGGAATATGATTAACTCCTCTTTCATTACGACATTGCCAGATACATGGGCAATTAACAAACGTTTTATCATGTTGCCCATTAACCGTTGGAATGATAGTTATGAGCGCGTCCTACTAGGTGGATTAACTTGTGATAGTGATGATTATTACAATAGTGAACAGCATATGAATGCCATTTATCTTCCGAAGTATAATAAAGAAAAACCTTTATATATAGGTTTCTTTAACACAGGAGCGTACCAAGAGACCATTGGTGGATTTGGAGGTTTGCAACATTGTTTAATTCCTTCACCAAAACATATTTTAATTGATAGAGATGCTGAAGGAAATATCACTACAAAAGTATTTAGTGAACAACAAAAAAGTGAAGACTTACTCAAAATATTAGGATACAACCAAACAATTCAAAATAATACTAATGATCAAAATGAAGCATTAGAATTAGCTTTAAATACACTATAA
- a CDS encoding carbon-nitrogen hydrolase family protein — translation MNSTLKVALAQLSPVWLNKKQTLKKVEHAIAEASKEGAELITFGEGLVPGYPFWLAITGGAEWNTDVNKVLHAHYVSNSITIENGDLDGICALAKEYGIAVYLGIIERPLDRGGHSIYASLVYIDAHGIVQSVHRKLQPTYDERLTWAPGDGNGLRVHNLKDFTVGGLNCWENWMPLPRAALYGQGENLHIAVWPGSDHNTKDITRFIARESRSYVISVSNIMTSEDFPKDTPYLDSILKKSPKVLANGGSCIAGPDGEWITEPILHKEGVFYATLDFNRVLEERQNFDPVGHYSRPDVTQLTVNRERQSTTKFVD, via the coding sequence ATGAATTCTACTCTAAAAGTTGCATTAGCACAATTATCTCCCGTATGGTTAAATAAAAAACAAACGCTTAAAAAAGTTGAACACGCTATTGCAGAGGCTTCAAAAGAGGGTGCAGAGCTCATCACTTTTGGAGAAGGTCTAGTTCCTGGTTATCCCTTTTGGTTAGCCATAACGGGCGGTGCCGAATGGAACACGGACGTTAACAAAGTATTGCATGCACATTATGTAAGTAACTCCATTACCATTGAAAATGGAGATTTAGATGGAATCTGTGCTTTAGCAAAAGAGTATGGAATAGCTGTGTATTTGGGAATTATAGAACGCCCTTTGGATCGCGGTGGACATAGTATTTATGCCTCACTAGTTTATATTGATGCTCACGGTATAGTTCAATCCGTGCATCGAAAATTACAGCCTACATACGATGAAAGGCTTACTTGGGCTCCAGGTGATGGAAATGGTCTGCGCGTACATAATTTAAAAGATTTTACTGTTGGCGGACTCAACTGTTGGGAAAATTGGATGCCGCTACCTCGTGCAGCACTCTATGGTCAAGGAGAGAACTTACACATAGCCGTTTGGCCAGGTAGTGATCACAATACCAAAGATATTACGCGATTTATTGCGCGAGAATCAAGATCGTATGTGATCTCTGTATCTAATATAATGACTTCGGAAGATTTTCCAAAAGACACCCCTTACTTAGATAGTATTTTAAAAAAATCGCCAAAAGTTTTAGCTAATGGTGGTAGTTGTATTGCTGGCCCAGATGGTGAATGGATTACGGAACCTATACTTCATAAAGAAGGGGTCTTTTATGCGACTTTGGATTTCAACCGTGTGCTTGAAGAGCGTCAGAATTTTGACCCTGTTGGCCATTATTCTAGACCAGATGTGACACAACTAACCGTAAACAGGGAACGTCAATCTACAACTAAATTTGTAGATTAA
- a CDS encoding pseudouridine synthase, whose product MGRHQGASGKGKSSIKGASKPTKKNYGKGKDNAKGKSVARADAPVRKQKTPAKASNPNEIRLNKYIANSGICSRRDADMHISVGSVTVNGKVVTEMGYKVRFEDEVRFDGARINPEKMTYVLLNKPKGFATTTSESKGRTVMDLVANATSARIKPIGRLGRNSTGLLLFTNDDKIVNKFTNSKSGVSRLFEIELDKNLKFDDFKKIQEGFKIQGKLVSVEEISYIEGQSKTKIGLKIKNTGNTILHTIFDYFKYEIIRVDCVQIAHLTKKDLPRGHWKILSQQEVNTLQML is encoded by the coding sequence ATGGGCAGACATCAAGGCGCAAGCGGAAAAGGAAAATCTTCAATAAAAGGAGCGAGCAAACCTACCAAAAAAAATTACGGTAAAGGAAAGGATAATGCTAAAGGCAAAAGTGTAGCAAGAGCTGATGCTCCTGTAAGGAAACAGAAAACACCTGCTAAAGCCAGCAATCCAAATGAAATTAGGTTGAATAAATACATTGCAAATTCAGGAATTTGTTCACGTAGAGATGCCGATATGCACATTTCTGTTGGTAGCGTTACCGTTAATGGAAAAGTGGTTACCGAGATGGGATATAAAGTTAGATTTGAGGATGAAGTTCGCTTTGATGGCGCACGTATCAATCCGGAGAAAATGACTTATGTCTTACTGAATAAACCAAAGGGATTTGCTACAACAACTAGCGAAAGTAAAGGGCGTACGGTTATGGATTTGGTTGCTAATGCTACTAGTGCTCGTATAAAACCCATTGGACGATTAGGACGTAATTCTACGGGTTTATTACTCTTTACAAATGATGATAAAATTGTGAATAAATTCACGAATTCAAAATCAGGAGTGTCACGGTTATTTGAAATAGAGTTAGACAAGAATTTGAAATTTGATGATTTCAAAAAGATTCAGGAAGGGTTTAAAATTCAAGGGAAGTTAGTCTCTGTTGAAGAGATTAGTTATATAGAAGGGCAATCAAAAACAAAGATTGGCTTAAAAATTAAAAACACTGGGAATACCATTTTACATACCATTTTTGACTATTTCAAATATGAGATTATTCGCGTCGATTGCGTGCAAATTGCACATCTTACAAAGAAAGATTTACCGCGTGGACACTGGAAAATTTTGAGTCAACAAGAGGTGAATACATTGCAGATGCTCTAA
- a CDS encoding carboxypeptidase-like regulatory domain-containing protein codes for MKTHFTATQDQLSIGLPEKHSQHLKFRTRLLLVLGVILSTFFINPLQAQTEAVNKTSNSTQDGIVKGVVSDEDGPLLGVNILLKGTSTGTFSDKNGEFTFPKALKKGDVLVFTFMGYDTKELKIIENLTFLKVELTSDLLEILGALDSEKPYKSKRSN; via the coding sequence ATGAAAACACATTTTACAGCAACACAAGATCAGTTAAGCATTGGGCTTCCTGAAAAGCATTCACAGCATTTAAAATTTAGAACTCGATTATTATTAGTTTTAGGTGTTATACTCAGCACGTTTTTCATTAACCCATTACAAGCACAAACCGAAGCAGTTAACAAGACCTCTAATTCGACCCAGGACGGCATTGTTAAAGGTGTGGTTAGTGATGAAGACGGACCATTATTAGGTGTTAATATCTTATTAAAAGGCACCTCTACGGGAACATTTTCCGATAAAAATGGAGAATTTACCTTTCCGAAGGCCTTAAAGAAAGGCGACGTATTGGTTTTTACCTTTATGGGTTATGATACCAAAGAACTAAAGATCATTGAAAATTTGACGTTTTTGAAAGTTGAACTCACATCCGACCTTCTTGAAATTCTTGGCGCTTTAGATTCTGAAAAACCATATAAATCAAAGCGTTCTAATTAA
- a CDS encoding transglutaminase domain-containing protein produces MNFFRYLLFFIIVCHCHAQRSDFDHLNFQKADSVALAYTNEGLYNLPELSLKLTSNLTTDVEKFRAIYMWVCTNISNDYTSYLKNKRKRERFQEDSLKLKFWNHQSRSKLIETLLTNKRTICTGYAYLVKKLANLANINCEIVHGFGRTSITNLDQLTAPNHSWNAVELNGKWYLCDPTWASGIPDPRTQKFRFQYNDGFFLANPKLFAINHFPDDKNWLLIEENSPSFDEFLEAPVVYGKAYKNLTLHNAPKKMHHTVQRHETVTFKYELSQLVLDKTIIFEIDNGYFNKKVQPKTTIAEDTSVTLEYQFEFAGFYDVHLFIGEDRISTYTFKVKG; encoded by the coding sequence GTGAATTTCTTTAGATACTTATTGTTCTTTATTATTGTATGTCACTGTCATGCACAGCGTTCTGATTTTGATCATCTCAATTTTCAAAAAGCAGATAGTGTGGCTTTGGCTTACACTAATGAAGGACTTTATAATCTGCCAGAATTATCTCTGAAACTGACTTCAAATTTGACTACCGATGTTGAAAAGTTTAGAGCCATTTATATGTGGGTTTGCACCAATATATCAAATGACTACACGTCTTATTTAAAGAATAAACGCAAACGAGAGCGCTTTCAAGAGGATAGCCTCAAATTAAAATTTTGGAACCACCAATCTAGATCTAAACTCATAGAGACGCTCTTAACTAATAAAAGAACGATATGTACCGGCTATGCCTATCTGGTTAAAAAACTCGCCAATTTAGCTAATATTAATTGTGAAATCGTACATGGCTTTGGTCGTACAAGTATTACAAATCTCGATCAACTTACAGCACCAAACCACTCATGGAATGCAGTTGAGCTCAATGGAAAATGGTATTTATGTGATCCTACTTGGGCTAGTGGAATTCCAGATCCAAGGACCCAAAAATTTAGATTTCAATATAATGATGGGTTTTTCCTTGCCAACCCTAAACTATTTGCAATTAATCATTTTCCAGATGATAAAAACTGGCTACTGATAGAGGAAAATAGTCCAAGCTTTGACGAATTTTTAGAAGCTCCAGTTGTATATGGGAAAGCTTATAAGAATCTGACTTTACATAATGCTCCGAAAAAAATGCATCACACCGTACAGAGACATGAAACTGTAACCTTCAAATATGAATTAAGTCAATTGGTGTTAGATAAAACAATCATATTTGAAATTGATAATGGGTATTTCAATAAAAAAGTACAGCCAAAAACAACTATTGCAGAAGATACTTCTGTAACCCTTGAATATCAGTTTGAATTTGCCGGGTTTTATGATGTACACCTCTTTATTGGTGAAGATCGCATTTCGACCTATACCTTTAAAGTGAAGGGGTAA
- the speB gene encoding agmatinase, with the protein MNTKTYAGIEDQYSKLDSSKIVLIPVPYDGTSTWQKGADKGPQAFLDASENMELYDIETKTEAYKQGVFLVEPVTENTSPELMVDAVHQVVKTYIKKNKFVTTFGGEHSISIGTIRAFNECFDNITVLQLDAHADLRKTYQGSKCNHACALYEASQSTNLIQVGIRSMDVIETTVMDQEKTYFAHDMAADDSWVDSAIDQMTENVYITIDLDVFDPSIMPSTGTPEPGGLLWYETLDFLRQVFEEKNVIGFDIVELCPNLNEKSSDFLAAKLYYKMLSYKFLNEEADDDFDNNFNDSKGKFNKFSKFNDDDDNS; encoded by the coding sequence ATGAATACAAAAACTTACGCAGGAATAGAAGACCAATATTCTAAATTAGACAGTTCAAAAATTGTACTAATTCCAGTGCCTTATGATGGCACAAGCACATGGCAAAAAGGGGCAGATAAGGGGCCTCAAGCATTTTTAGATGCTTCTGAGAATATGGAGCTTTATGATATTGAAACTAAAACAGAAGCGTATAAACAAGGCGTGTTTTTAGTTGAACCTGTAACAGAAAATACATCGCCAGAACTCATGGTAGATGCTGTTCATCAAGTCGTTAAAACATATATCAAAAAGAACAAGTTTGTAACAACTTTTGGAGGTGAACATTCCATTTCTATTGGAACAATTAGAGCCTTTAATGAATGTTTCGATAATATAACAGTCTTACAGTTAGATGCACATGCCGATCTACGAAAAACCTATCAAGGCAGTAAATGTAATCATGCTTGTGCATTGTATGAAGCAAGTCAATCGACAAACCTTATTCAAGTGGGAATTAGAAGCATGGATGTTATTGAAACCACGGTGATGGACCAAGAAAAAACTTATTTTGCTCATGACATGGCAGCAGATGATAGTTGGGTAGATTCAGCCATAGATCAAATGACAGAAAATGTTTATATCACGATAGATTTAGATGTTTTTGACCCCTCAATCATGCCTTCAACAGGTACGCCAGAACCAGGTGGTTTATTGTGGTATGAAACATTAGATTTTTTACGTCAGGTTTTTGAAGAAAAAAATGTTATTGGATTTGATATTGTAGAATTGTGTCCAAACTTAAACGAAAAGTCATCAGATTTTTTAGCAGCAAAATTGTATTACAAAATGCTTAGTTATAAATTTTTAAACGAAGAAGCAGACGACGATTTCGATAATAATTTTAATGATTCAAAAGGGAAATTTAATAAGTTTTCTAAATTCAATGACGACGATGACAACTCATAA